The Montipora capricornis isolate CH-2021 chromosome 1, ASM3666992v2, whole genome shotgun sequence genome contains a region encoding:
- the LOC138016029 gene encoding integrase/recombinase xerD homolog → MASPTDNQVVSRVREAAKRILGAGRPNRKEPLSTDVLKDIVEGADLSNILHLRNVCLYVLAYAGFFRSEEVLNIRMNHIHFHEGCMIIKVEKSKTDQLRQGDQVVIAQSGGSVCPVFLLKTYLRKLDIDPHSNEFIFRPLVKTKSSYKLTQKNKPISYTTFRDQLAKSLQNVVPDPSVYGTHSFRSGGASRAANSGVNDRLFQKHGRWKSVAAKNGYIKDDISSRLSVSKSLGL, encoded by the coding sequence ATGGCCTCTCCTACCGATAATCAAGTAGTTTCTAGAGTTCGTGAAGCCGCCAAGAGAATTTTAGGCGCTGGGAGACCCAATAGGAAGGAGCCCCTTTCCACTGATGTCTTAAAGGACATTGTGGAAGGTGCGGACTTGTCAAACATTCTGCACCTTAGAAATGTATGTCTATATGTGTTAGCTTATGCGGGGTTTTTTAGATCCGAGGAGGTTCTTAATATCAGAATGAATCACATTCATTTCCACGAAGGGTGCATGATTATCAAAGTAGAAAAAAGTAAGACCGACCAGCTTCGACAAGGCGATCAGGTTGTTATTGCTCAATCAGGGGGTAGCGTCTGTCCGGTTTTCTTATTGAAAACCTACCTTAGGAAATTAGATATCGACCCCCACTCCAATGAATTTATTTTCCGACCGTTGGTTAAAACTAAGTCCTCCTACAAGTTGACTCAGAAGAATAAGCCTATTTCCTATACAACGTTTAGGGATCAGTTAGCGAAAAGCCTACAGAACGTAGTTCCTGATCCCTCTGTTTATGGGACTCATTCCTTTCGGTCAGGTGGAGCCTCTAGGGCCGCCAACAGTGGGGTTAATGATAGGCTTTTCCAGAAACATGGAAGATGGAAGAGTGTTGCAGCTAAGAATGGTTACATCAAGGACGACATTTCTTCACGACTTTCAGTCTCGAAGTCTTTGGGGCTTTAG